From the genome of Novosphingobium sp. P6W:
CCTCGGCAGTCGCCGGGTCAATCTGTTGCATGTCGATGATCGACGTTCTTTCGGGCTCTAGATGCATCCGGTCGAGCATGGGAAACTCATGAGATCCGCAGAAGTCGTTGTCCCTGAAGTGCAAGGTGTAGTCCTTAAACACCTCTGCCAGCATCGCTTTCTGATAGAGGCCTGTAAGCGTCGCACCGTTGATTTCGACCAGGGGCAGAAACTGGTTTAGCGTATCGATCTGGGGAACTGACTGCTGACCGCTTGCCACTCCCGGCAGGGTGTAGAGGAGCGAGACCAGGTGCCGGCGTCGCGATTGGAAATAGTCGATCGCCGACCCAATCGACTGGAACGCGCCTCGGGTCGACTCAATCCTGTGTGAGGCAAATGCCATTCCGACGGCCATCGTCTGCAGAAGCAGGCTCGTCAGTCTGCGGGCGAATGCCTCCCCAAACTGGTAGGCAATATAGTGGTGCAGGACGCGAAATCTGCGTGGCTCACGCCTCATGTCGACCGGCAAATCCAGGAGCGCTTCCCAGAGCCAAGGCTCTTTCAGACCGAAACGTGGAAGATTAATGAGCTCCTCAACGGCTCGGATCGTCTCAAACCAGGCGGAGAAGGCCGACTGCCGATCAAACTTTGCAAGCGCGGCATGTAACCCGGCGCTGTGCTGTTCGATCTGGTCCGCGACTAGCCTGCGAGCGTCATCGCCAGTAACGGTCTCGCCAGCGCTCCACCTGCCCGTCATTCCATGTTCCCCATGAGCCGGCCGACAGCACCGGCCAGGTCGCGGTTGTACGCCCGTGGCATACGTGGCGATTTCCAGCGCAGCGCATTCATGATCCCGGCGAGATCCTCGCCCACCACGAACCGATCCTGATTGAGGCCGACGCGGGTCGAATGGGCGTTAATACCTTTCATTGTGAACGAAAGGCAGGTTTCAAGGAACATGTTAATTCCATCGAATGTCCGCTATCTGATCCGTAACACTCCGAAGCGGACCGAGCGCAAAGTCCCAGAAGCCGGCGTTCGCAATCCGGGTGGCAAGGGCAGGAACGCCCAAGCTAAGTCGAACGCAAGCGCGATTCACGGCCCCGGATGCTGGCCGCGCGGCTGTACCGTCCGTTGCTGCCGTGCTTTGCGGCTCGATATGATGCTGCAAGCAATGAGGATTGCGACTGTGCTGCCGGGCAACTCCAACAACCAGAAGCGATCGTCGCTGCCCAATTCCCAGGGACTGGCGTGACAAGCCGACGCGCTAGGCGCGTAGCCACAGGCGAGCCTCGTCAGATAGACGTAGGCCAAGATGGCGACTCCGGCGACGAGAGCCGCAGCCGCGAGCAGAAGATAGGAAAGGATGCGCATGGCGTGGACCTCCCATCCGCGATTGCTATAGAGTTACCGAAAAATGATAGCTGGTGCGACGAAGCCGACAGATAGACTGACAATCCTGCGAGCTTGTCGCGGCTCCAGAATATGCCGCACTTGCTAATCTTATATGGTGTCAGCGGGGAAGTCCGCCCCGTTCCGCCTTACGTTGACTTTCCATCAGCTCAACCTCGCGCTCAACAATTTCACGGATGAACTTGGCACGGCGATTGGGGCCGATCAGATTGTCGATCCGCTCTGCCAAGCCGTCCGGCAAACGAACGACGGTTGTTTTAACTCCAAGCGGCGGTCTTCCCATATGAGCGTCGTAACGGCCCACGGCGTTCGTTCAATTGCAAGTTGAATAAGCGATATCGGGTATTGCATAATGCCCGCAATTTCGGCGATAAGCGATATCGGAAAGCCTCTGCGGCGATACGTAGCCGGAGGCGTTACCGATGGAGGCCTGGCGTGGCGAAGCTCGACAACTCTTTTTCCGTATCGAAAAACTTAGCGTCCCGGCGCGATTTGCTGCGCGGGTTGGCGGCCGCACCGGTTGCGGTCACGGTAGCCGCGCAACCGAGGGCCAAGGCGCTGTCGGCGCTTCATGGCCGCTATCAAGACGAAGCCGCGAAGCTGGAACGAACAAAGGATGGGCGAAGCGTCAGTCGCTCCCGCTACCAAAAGGCAGAACGGTGGATGGCGAGCCTCGAGGCGGGTTTCCTCGCCGAACCGCGTTTTGCCCGTGAAGCGCTACACCAAGTTGGCTTCGTTGCCCAACAAGCGCTGTGCGCCTACCTCCTGGATGTTGGTTTTGCCGACGCATGGAATGCCCGCCACATCAAGCAGGACATTGCCAAGGCGCTTGCCTACGCCAACGCTGGCGGTTTCGCCCATCATTGTCCTGAAATGGCGCGGCTCGCGGCCGTGCTCTCGCCCTACTGGAAGTGGGGCTATCACTACGACCAGTGGGACAACGACCAACCAGATACGGGTGGCTTCGTCCCCGCCACGATCGTTCCTATTATGCGCACTCTGCTGGACCGCGTGCATGACCTTACAGGGCATCCACGGCCAAAAGGCTGTCGCCGTGAGCGGCAGGAGGCACGGTCATGATGTTGCGCACTGAGATGGACCATATGCCTTTGCCAATCCGGCAGGAGCTTCATCACGTCGCGTCGATACTGTTCGAGGCCTTCTCCGAGACGACCAAAGGCAGGCTGTCAGAGCACTACCGAGCCGGTCGTATTCTCGCCCTCGTCCTGCATGGCCCTTATGCCGAATGCGAGTGGGAGCGTGTCGCACCTGGTGCGGCCTACCAACTGCTGGTGATCGTCAATTATCCCCGGCTCGCGCGCAGCGAGCGCGACTGGAGGGTGGTGCGCGATCGGCTCCGGCGGGCATGGGAGTTTGGCGAAATCACCCGTCCGGTACGCTTGATGGTCGAGAGTGTCGAACGAATGAATGGCGCGCTCGTCGAAGGCGTCCCGTACTTTGTTACCATCGCCGAGCGGGGGATCGCACTCTATCAGATGGACGGATTTTGTTTGCGACCGCCGCGCCGCCTGGAAGTCCGGGAACTGAGTATTCGAGGTATCGCGGAACACCTGCGGTGGCATAGGCGCGGATGCGCTTTTCTAGCTGGCGCAGGCTTTTACCGCGATCGCGGCGATGCGCCTCTGGCGGCGCTATTGCTGCATCAGGCGTGTGAGCATTTCTATCAGGGCGTCCTTTGGTCGACCACGCTCCACGGGCCACGTACCCATGCTCTCGACGAACTGCGGGAGGCGGCCGAATATTTGGACCCGCGCCTGTCCTCTGCCTGGCCACGAGAAACCCGTTTTGAACGGCGCGCTTTTGGTTGCATCCGCCGTGCGTACGTCGAGGCTCGCTATGGACCTTCGTACCGTATCTCGGCGCAGGAGCTGACATGGGCATTTGAGCGAATAGAGATTTTGGGACAAGCGGCGGCCAGAGCCTGTGCGGATCATCAAGCTTCACTTGTCGCAGCCTCGCCAGCCCCCTTGCTGCCCCCACCCCCAAATCGGGAGCTGGCGCCAGCGCTTGTTGGCGTGGGGCGCCCCTGCCCGGCATTGCATAGGTCAAGAGGGATGGTGCGCCGGCCCGCGTCACCAAAGTTTCGCTGGAATCGCCTGATCCGCATTCGTCGTTCGTGGTGGCGACATAGCTATACCCCGTGGGTTGATCATATCCCCTACGTGGTCATCGGACTGTGTCTTTTCGTAGCCGGTGCCGAGGCTGCATTATGGCAGACAAGCTTTGCCAATTCTATTCCCATTACCCGTTCCGAACCGGCTGATCCATCCGCCGTGTTGGACTTTGACATTCGCGCCGATACCGTGCTCGGGGCGGTCATGGGCATTGCCGAACGCTCGGGCTACCGGGTCAAGGCGAATGAGGACATTTGGGTGGTGCGCTGGACAGGGGCGTACCGAGCCAAGGCAACCACCTTTGATGCTCTAGCGGATGTTCTTTACGGCTCTGGCCTGTGTCCAGCGATCCAGGGAGACGCGATCACCGTGCGCTACTGCAACCAGAGCCACCCGCCCGCAGTCGCCACGGTCGAACATGGTTGATAACAGGCGGAAGTATCGGCTTGCGGTTTCCGCGCTAGATCGCTCAAGGGACCATGCCGGCGTCGGAGTTAACAACCCGCTCCGCATCCGTTGAGATCGACATCCGCGCCGACTCTCGACCACCGTCACGTCGCTAGCTATATCACCGCACCGTGAGAGCTTTGTTCGTCTAGCGAGCGTCCATAAGAGGGGCGGAGATGGACTTGAAAGCCAAGCTCCTGACCGGCTCACCCGATAACAAATTTTGATACCGCCTGCCCCGGGGGCCAGGTATCGAACCAGAATGGCTTTCGGCATCTTCATTCACCGATTTGATTCGATCTATGCCGACACGCCAGCGGAACGTTATCAGTTCCCCATCCAATATCTGCAACGGGCAAAAGCCTGCGTCGGGGATTGGATCGTTTATTACGAACCGCGCAAGGTCGCGGGCACAAAAGGCTATTACGCGGTAGCTAAAGTGGGCCGCGTGATTGCCGATCCTGCCGTGCCGGGAATGTATCTGGCGTTGATCGAGCCCGGCACCTATCTGGACTTCGCGACGCCCGTTCCGTTTGCCGACGAAACCGGACCGATCGAACGCGGTGTACTGAATGAGGCCGGGCGCATTTCGGGCCGTGCTCAGGCAGCGGTGCGGAGCCTGTCTCCGGCCGATTTCAACCGCATCGTTGCGGCGGGTCTGGCCGATGAAAATCCCCTCCTGCCTCGGACGGATATGGCGGCTGCCGGGCACGTCGTCAG
Proteins encoded in this window:
- a CDS encoding HNH endonuclease, which produces MAFGIFIHRFDSIYADTPAERYQFPIQYLQRAKACVGDWIVYYEPRKVAGTKGYYAVAKVGRVIADPAVPGMYLALIEPGTYLDFATPVPFADETGPIERGVLNEAGRISGRAQAAVRSLSPADFNRIVAAGLADENPLLPRTDMAAAGHVVREEREPFIFDEARERVSAIVSRVVRDRVFRRIVLRAYDERCAITGLKLINGGGRAEVEAAHIRPVEANGPDIVSNGLALSGTAHWMFDRGLIGLDDDMQIMVSRQANDPDSIRSVINATGRILMPPREADRPHLQFVRWHREHCFKH
- a CDS encoding HEPN domain-containing protein, translating into MMLRTEMDHMPLPIRQELHHVASILFEAFSETTKGRLSEHYRAGRILALVLHGPYAECEWERVAPGAAYQLLVIVNYPRLARSERDWRVVRDRLRRAWEFGEITRPVRLMVESVERMNGALVEGVPYFVTIAERGIALYQMDGFCLRPPRRLEVRELSIRGIAEHLRWHRRGCAFLAGAGFYRDRGDAPLAALLLHQACEHFYQGVLWSTTLHGPRTHALDELREAAEYLDPRLSSAWPRETRFERRAFGCIRRAYVEARYGPSYRISAQELTWAFERIEILGQAAARACADHQASLVAASPAPLLPPPPNRELAPALVGVGRPCPALHRSRGMVRRPASPKFRWNRLIRIRRSWWRHSYTPWVDHIPYVVIGLCLFVAGAEAALWQTSFANSIPITRSEPADPSAVLDFDIRADTVLGAVMGIAERSGYRVKANEDIWVVRWTGAYRAKATTFDALADVLYGSGLCPAIQGDAITVRYCNQSHPPAVATVEHG